In Caloramator sp. E03, the sequence GGCAGTTATACCCTTGTTTATAGCCTACCTATGAGGGATTGAAACTCCTCACATATCATACATCTTGGTATTTGTAATTCCTTTGTTTATAGCCTACCTATGAGGGATTGAAACCAATATAAGAATAGCTTCAAGATCTATACACAAAGTGTTTATAGCCTACCTATGAGGGATTGAAACCCTTTTTCATAGTACCAATACCCTTGTTTACTACAACCGTTTATAGCCTACCTATGAGGGATTGAAACATATAATCAATGATTAATAAATCTAATTCAAACATAGTTTATAGCCTACCTATGAGGGATTGAAACATGACAACAACATCATAATTAATACAGAAATTACCTGCGTTTATAGCCTACCTATGAGGGATTGAAACAATGGGCAGCAGTAGGATATATTTTAATGCAATTGTGTTTATAGCCTACCTATGAGGGATTGAAACCTATAATATAAAAAATCGTTGTATAGGCTTCTAAGTTTATAGCCTACCTATGAGGGATTGAAACCATAGAATTAAAAATATATAAAAAATATTCCATTTTGGTTTATAGCCTACCTATGAGGGATTGAAACTGCCTAACCTTGCAAATAATCCTACCGGCTCAAGCTCCGTTTATAGCCTACCTATGAGGGATTGAAACAAAAGATTTAAAGAAAATAAAGACCAGCCATTGATAAGTTTATAGCCTACCTATGAGGGATTGAAACGTTTTAGCAAAGAATATAAGTAATGGTCTTTTGCCTTCGTTTATAGCCTACCTATGAGGGATTGAAACTTTAGAATTATATATAAAATTATTAATATTATAATAAGTTTATAGCCTACCTATGAGGGATTGAAACAAGAAGTAGAGGCAGAAATTGAAAAGTCAAAAAATAAAGTTTATAGCCTACCTATGAGGGATTGAAACTTTGGCTTTTGTTTATAATGTATGTTATATCTGATAGTTTATAGCCTACCTATGAGGGATTGAAACAGGGTATGTTAAACCTGGGACACCTGATATGTTTTATAGTTTATAGCCTACCTATGAGGGATTGAAACTTCGATATAGAAGCGACATAGACAATTCAATGAGAATGTTTATAGCCTACCTATGAGGGATTGAAACTAGGCTCGTGTTCATCTGTAACAAATATAATCTCATTGTTTATAGCCTACCTATGAGGGATTGAAACTCCTCAATAAGATAATCTCTCTCAGGGTCTTCAGGGTGTTTATAGCCTACCTATGAGGGATTGAAATACGTTTTCTTTAACAGTACTGCACTATTGTGGGGTGATATGTTGGAAGTTAATGGAACTTTGATTTGGTATTATAACATTTGTAAAAGACAAGTATGGCTAATGTCCCATGGGATTGTGCCTGATCAGCAAGATGAAAACATAGACTTAGGGCGATTTATACATGAGAATTACTATAAGAGGAATAACAAAGAAATACGCTTTGGAAATGTTGTTTTTGATGTAATGTATGAAAAAGGAAATGAATTGGTCATAGGAGAAGTTAAAAAGTCGTCAACTTTTGAAAATGCTTCAAGATGGCAACTTTTATTTTATCTAAGGGTGTTGAAAGAGGCTGGAATAAATGCAAAGGGGGTTTTGTGCTATCCAGAGGAAAGAAAGAGAGTTGAAATAGAGCTTGATGAAGAAAATTTAAAAAAGCTTGATTTTATGATAAAAGATATAGAGAACATAGTACTTTTGCCTACTCCTCAAAGGGCAGAAAAATGTAGGTATTGTAGGAATTGTGCTTATAAAGAATATTGTTTTTCATGAGGTGGACTATGAAAAAAGATATATATATTTTTAATAATGGAGAATTAAAACGAAAAGATAATACTCTTTATTTTGAATGTGGGGAAGGTAAAAAATATCTTCCAGTAGAAAATATAAATAATATCTGGGTATTTGGAGAAGTTGATATAAATAAGAGATTTCTTGAATTTGTAAGCGAAAAAGAAATATTAATACATTTTTTTAATTATTTTGGGTATTATGTAGGTACATATTATCCAAGGGAGCATTTGAATTCAGGTTATGTAACCTTAAAACAAGCAGAATGCTATTTAAATACAGAAAAAAGATTGAATATAGCTAAAAA encodes:
- the cas4 gene encoding CRISPR-associated protein Cas4, translated to MLEVNGTLIWYYNICKRQVWLMSHGIVPDQQDENIDLGRFIHENYYKRNNKEIRFGNVVFDVMYEKGNELVIGEVKKSSTFENASRWQLLFYLRVLKEAGINAKGVLCYPEERKRVEIELDEENLKKLDFMIKDIENIVLLPTPQRAEKCRYCRNCAYKEYCFS